Proteins encoded together in one Musa acuminata AAA Group cultivar baxijiao chromosome BXJ3-6, Cavendish_Baxijiao_AAA, whole genome shotgun sequence window:
- the LOC135639516 gene encoding RHOMBOID-like protein 12, mitochondrial isoform X1, with protein MRRNHSLLLHLFWKEGRNPISSSHGRFLLSSAPESHGASSLSGRLPRPWRSEANPLPSGLVTRHLFSRPSQAATRAHFCAAPAVGLKGLVVDGVRALKISFQRRSGFDPKRLLSSHGFPHWRKLMPLANGDGVVFGLIGANVAVFLLWRIADPAFMRKHFMISLDNFKSGRLHTLITSAFSHSDTSHLVTNMIGLYFFGSSIGNLFGPDFLLKLYLAGALGGSIFYLVHKAFMVPSSKGYRGWDESRIPALGASAAVNAIILLNVFLFPKNIYYINFIIPVPAVLMGAFLIGTDLWRIKQGEGHISGSAHLGGAVVAALVWAGIKKRWI; from the exons ATGCGGAGGAATCACTCGCTTCTCCTCCATCTCTtctggaaggaaggaaggaatccCATTTCCTCTTCCCATGGCCGCTTCCTTCTCTCCTCGGCGCCCGAATCCCACGGCGCTTCTTCTCTCTCTGGCCGCCTCCCCCGTCCGTGGCGATCGGAAGCCAACCCTCTCCCCTCCGGCCTCGTCACCCGTCATCTCTTCTCCCGGCCATCGCAGGCGGCGACGAGAGCCCATTTCTGCGCCGCGCCTGCTGTCGGCCTCAAGGGTCTCGTCGTTGACGGCGTCCGCGCGCTCAAGATCTCTTTCCAGCGGCGGTCCGGATTTGATCCCAAACGACTCCTCTCTTCGCATGGATTCCCTCACTG GAGAAAATTGATGCCGTTAGCAAATGGAGACGGAGTGGTCTTTGGTTTGATTGGAGCTAATGTTGCTGTTTTCTTATTATGGCGGATTGCTGATCCTGCATTCATGAGGAAACACTTTATG ATTTCACTTGACAATTTTAAAAGTGGCCGCTTGCACACTTTGATTACGAGCGCATTTAGTCATTCTGATACCAGCCATCTTGTGACAAATATGATCGGCCTTTACTTCTTCGGATCAAGT ATTGGCAACCTATTTGGTCCTGATTTTTTGCTGAAATTGTACTTAGCTGGTGCATTAGGTGGATCAATTTTCTACTTGGTGCACAAGGCATTTATGGTTCCGTCTTCAAAG GGTTATCGAGGATGGGATGAATCAAGAATTCCTGCACTG GGTGCAAGTGCTGCCGTAAATGCCATAATTCTTCTTAATGTGTTTCTTTTCCCAAAAAATATATACTATATCAACTTCATTATACCTGTGCCTGCAGTATTAATG GGAGCATTCTTGATTGGAACTGATTTGTGGAGGATTAAGCAG GGCGAGGGACACATTTCAGGTTCAGCACATTTAGGTGGGGCAGTAGTCGCTGCCCTGGTGTGGGCCGGAATCAAGAAGCGCTGGATCTGA
- the LOC135639516 gene encoding RHOMBOID-like protein 12, mitochondrial isoform X2, translated as MRRNHSLLLHLFWKEGRNPISSSHGRFLLSSAPESHGASSLSGRLPRPWRSEANPLPSGLVTRHLFSRPSQAATRAHFCAAPAVGLKGLVVDGVRALKISFQRRSGFDPKRLLSSHGFPHWRKLMPLANGDGVVFGLIGANVAVFLLWRIADPAFMRKHFMIGNLFGPDFLLKLYLAGALGGSIFYLVHKAFMVPSSKGYRGWDESRIPALGASAAVNAIILLNVFLFPKNIYYINFIIPVPAVLMGAFLIGTDLWRIKQGEGHISGSAHLGGAVVAALVWAGIKKRWI; from the exons ATGCGGAGGAATCACTCGCTTCTCCTCCATCTCTtctggaaggaaggaaggaatccCATTTCCTCTTCCCATGGCCGCTTCCTTCTCTCCTCGGCGCCCGAATCCCACGGCGCTTCTTCTCTCTCTGGCCGCCTCCCCCGTCCGTGGCGATCGGAAGCCAACCCTCTCCCCTCCGGCCTCGTCACCCGTCATCTCTTCTCCCGGCCATCGCAGGCGGCGACGAGAGCCCATTTCTGCGCCGCGCCTGCTGTCGGCCTCAAGGGTCTCGTCGTTGACGGCGTCCGCGCGCTCAAGATCTCTTTCCAGCGGCGGTCCGGATTTGATCCCAAACGACTCCTCTCTTCGCATGGATTCCCTCACTG GAGAAAATTGATGCCGTTAGCAAATGGAGACGGAGTGGTCTTTGGTTTGATTGGAGCTAATGTTGCTGTTTTCTTATTATGGCGGATTGCTGATCCTGCATTCATGAGGAAACACTTTATG ATTGGCAACCTATTTGGTCCTGATTTTTTGCTGAAATTGTACTTAGCTGGTGCATTAGGTGGATCAATTTTCTACTTGGTGCACAAGGCATTTATGGTTCCGTCTTCAAAG GGTTATCGAGGATGGGATGAATCAAGAATTCCTGCACTG GGTGCAAGTGCTGCCGTAAATGCCATAATTCTTCTTAATGTGTTTCTTTTCCCAAAAAATATATACTATATCAACTTCATTATACCTGTGCCTGCAGTATTAATG GGAGCATTCTTGATTGGAACTGATTTGTGGAGGATTAAGCAG GGCGAGGGACACATTTCAGGTTCAGCACATTTAGGTGGGGCAGTAGTCGCTGCCCTGGTGTGGGCCGGAATCAAGAAGCGCTGGATCTGA
- the LOC135639517 gene encoding uncharacterized protein LOC135639517: protein MEDLFRKVYRGDPGVPHSDPDRYLHSCLGSFAFAAVSWCTSCTADLSRRFNWHDKALKFEHNHWKKVMERKHRNGDLPAASMSKP, encoded by the exons ATGGAGGACCTGTTCCGGAAGGTGTATCGTGGCGACCCCGGGGTGCCCCACTCTGATCCGGACCGCTACCTCCATTCATGTTTGGGCTCCTTCGCCTTCGCCGCCGTCTCCTGGTGCACCTCTTGCACCGCCGACCTCTCCCGGCGCTTCAA CTGGCATGACAAGGCCTTGAAATTTGAGCATAATCATTGGAAGAAAGTCATGGAGAGGAAGCATCGGAATGGTGATTTACC TGCTGCGAGTATGAGCAAGCCATGA
- the LOC103987518 gene encoding cell division control protein 48 homolog B isoform X1, translated as MDRNGSVKEGGWRAEHAIAGNSRVMEALRELIIYPFLYANESRKLGLKWPRGLLLYGPPGTGKTSLVQAVVRECDAHLTMINPYSVHKSHAGESEKFLREAFSQAYSYASSGKPSVIFIDEIDAICPRRSSRREQESRIVGQLLTLMDGSKSSSRSHLHIVVVASTNRVDGIDPALRRPGRFDSEIEVTVPTIEERLQILELYSKNLQLDENVDLQSIAASCNGYVGADLEALCREAARFAYRRLDSRDKDALILKMEDWENARAEVGPSMTRGITKEVSKVSWDDIGGLKDLKKKLQQAVEWPIKHADSFARLGISPVRGVLLHGPPGCSKTTLAKAAANAAQASFFSLSGAELYSKYVGEGEALLRRTFQKARLAAPSIVFFDEADAIAPKRGHGGSSGGNVSVGERLLSTLLTEMDGLELATGIIVLAATNRPHALDAALMRPGRFDLVLYVPPPDAEGRHEILGIHTRHMKLGEDVDLRKVAESTDHFTGADLEGLCREAGMVALREDMSADSVCNRHFQTARDSLRPSLTKSMIEEYASARFRR; from the exons ATGGATAGAAACGGCAGCGTGAAGGAGGGAGGGTGGAGGGCGGAGCACGCGATCGCAGGGAATAGCAGGGTCATGGAAGCTCTAAGGGAGCTCATCATCTATCCTTTTCTCTACGCAAACGAGTCGCGCAAGCTTGGACTAAAG TGGCCCAGAGGGTTGCTTCTCTATGGTCCGCCAGGCACTGGAAAG ACTAGCCTGGTCCAAGCTGTTGTTCGTGAATGTGATGCACATCTGACTATGATCAA CCCTTATTCTGTTCATAAATCACATGCTGGAGAAAGTGAAAAATTTTTGCGAGAAGCATTCTCTCAAGCATATTCGTATGCGTCATCAGGGAAGCCATCTGTCATATTCATTGATGAAATTGATGCCATTTGTCCCCGTCGCAGTTCTAG GAGGGAGCAGGAATCTCGTATAGTGGGTCAGCTTCTAACCTTGATGGATGGAAGTAAGTCTTCATCCAGATCCCATCTACATATTGTTGTCGTAGCATCAACTAACAG GGTTGATGGCATTGACCCAGCATTGCGAAGGCCTGGGCGCTTTGATTCTGAGATAGAAGTTACAGTTCCTACAATTGAAGAACGATTGCAGATTCTTGAG CTGTATTCGAAGAATCTTCAACTGGATGAAAATGTGGATCTGCAATCTATTGCTGCATCATGTAATGGATATGTTGGTGCTGATTTAGAAGCCCTTTGTCGAGAAGCTGCTAGGTTTGCATATCGTAGGTTAGACTCTAGGGATAAAGATGCACTTATCTTAAAAATGGAAGACTGGGAGAACGCTAGAGCTGAGGTTGGTCCAAGTATGACAAGAGGCATTACTAAAGAAGTTTCGAAGGTGTCATGGGATGATATTGGAGGATTAAAAGATTTGAAG AAAAAGCTTCAGCAGGCTGTTGAATGGCCTATTAAGCATGCTGATTCATTCGCAAGACTAGGAATATCACCAGTACGAGGTGTTCTGCTGCACGGGCCACCTGGGTGCTCAAAAACGACCCTTGCTAAGGCTGCAGCTAATGCTGCCCaggcttctttcttttccttgag TGGTGCTGAACTGTATTCCAAGTATGTTGGAGAAGGGGAAGCATTGTTGCGAAGAACATTTCAGAAGGCACGCCTTGCTGCACCTAGCATAGTATTCTTTGATGAGGCTGATGCCATTGCTCCCAAACG TGGTCATGGCGGGAGCTCAGGCGGCAATGTCAGTGTTGGAGAAAGACTTCTGTCTACCTTATTGACCGAAATGGATGGTCTAGAACTAGCCACG GGAATCATTGTACTGGCTGCTACTAATCGTCCCCACGCGTTAGATGCTGCTCTTATGCGTCCAGGCCGTTTTGATTTG GTGCTGTATGTGCCACCTCCTGATGCAGAAGGCCGTCATGAAATATTAGGCATCCATACAAGACACATGAAGTTAGGGGAAGATGTGGATCTTAGAAAGGTCGCGGAGTCTACTGATCATTTTACTGGCGCTGATCTAGAAGGCCTGTGCAGAGAAGCCGGCATGGTGGCTCTCAGGGAAGACATGTCGGCTGATTCTGTTTGCAATCGTCATTTCCAGACAGCAAGAGATTCACTGAGACCCTCCTTGACTAAATCAATGATTGAAGAGTATGCCAGCGCAAGATTTCGTAGATAA
- the LOC103987518 gene encoding cell division control protein 48 homolog B isoform X2, with amino-acid sequence MVRQALESPYSVHKSHAGESEKFLREAFSQAYSYASSGKPSVIFIDEIDAICPRRSSRREQESRIVGQLLTLMDGSKSSSRSHLHIVVVASTNRVDGIDPALRRPGRFDSEIEVTVPTIEERLQILELYSKNLQLDENVDLQSIAASCNGYVGADLEALCREAARFAYRRLDSRDKDALILKMEDWENARAEVGPSMTRGITKEVSKVSWDDIGGLKDLKKKLQQAVEWPIKHADSFARLGISPVRGVLLHGPPGCSKTTLAKAAANAAQASFFSLSGAELYSKYVGEGEALLRRTFQKARLAAPSIVFFDEADAIAPKRGHGGSSGGNVSVGERLLSTLLTEMDGLELATGIIVLAATNRPHALDAALMRPGRFDLVLYVPPPDAEGRHEILGIHTRHMKLGEDVDLRKVAESTDHFTGADLEGLCREAGMVALREDMSADSVCNRHFQTARDSLRPSLTKSMIEEYASARFRR; translated from the exons ATGGTCCGCCAGGCACTGGAAAG CCCTTATTCTGTTCATAAATCACATGCTGGAGAAAGTGAAAAATTTTTGCGAGAAGCATTCTCTCAAGCATATTCGTATGCGTCATCAGGGAAGCCATCTGTCATATTCATTGATGAAATTGATGCCATTTGTCCCCGTCGCAGTTCTAG GAGGGAGCAGGAATCTCGTATAGTGGGTCAGCTTCTAACCTTGATGGATGGAAGTAAGTCTTCATCCAGATCCCATCTACATATTGTTGTCGTAGCATCAACTAACAG GGTTGATGGCATTGACCCAGCATTGCGAAGGCCTGGGCGCTTTGATTCTGAGATAGAAGTTACAGTTCCTACAATTGAAGAACGATTGCAGATTCTTGAG CTGTATTCGAAGAATCTTCAACTGGATGAAAATGTGGATCTGCAATCTATTGCTGCATCATGTAATGGATATGTTGGTGCTGATTTAGAAGCCCTTTGTCGAGAAGCTGCTAGGTTTGCATATCGTAGGTTAGACTCTAGGGATAAAGATGCACTTATCTTAAAAATGGAAGACTGGGAGAACGCTAGAGCTGAGGTTGGTCCAAGTATGACAAGAGGCATTACTAAAGAAGTTTCGAAGGTGTCATGGGATGATATTGGAGGATTAAAAGATTTGAAG AAAAAGCTTCAGCAGGCTGTTGAATGGCCTATTAAGCATGCTGATTCATTCGCAAGACTAGGAATATCACCAGTACGAGGTGTTCTGCTGCACGGGCCACCTGGGTGCTCAAAAACGACCCTTGCTAAGGCTGCAGCTAATGCTGCCCaggcttctttcttttccttgag TGGTGCTGAACTGTATTCCAAGTATGTTGGAGAAGGGGAAGCATTGTTGCGAAGAACATTTCAGAAGGCACGCCTTGCTGCACCTAGCATAGTATTCTTTGATGAGGCTGATGCCATTGCTCCCAAACG TGGTCATGGCGGGAGCTCAGGCGGCAATGTCAGTGTTGGAGAAAGACTTCTGTCTACCTTATTGACCGAAATGGATGGTCTAGAACTAGCCACG GGAATCATTGTACTGGCTGCTACTAATCGTCCCCACGCGTTAGATGCTGCTCTTATGCGTCCAGGCCGTTTTGATTTG GTGCTGTATGTGCCACCTCCTGATGCAGAAGGCCGTCATGAAATATTAGGCATCCATACAAGACACATGAAGTTAGGGGAAGATGTGGATCTTAGAAAGGTCGCGGAGTCTACTGATCATTTTACTGGCGCTGATCTAGAAGGCCTGTGCAGAGAAGCCGGCATGGTGGCTCTCAGGGAAGACATGTCGGCTGATTCTGTTTGCAATCGTCATTTCCAGACAGCAAGAGATTCACTGAGACCCTCCTTGACTAAATCAATGATTGAAGAGTATGCCAGCGCAAGATTTCGTAGATAA